In one window of Saprospiraceae bacterium DNA:
- a CDS encoding cupin domain-containing protein, with amino-acid sequence MDVINIQEKLNSFEDHWNPRILAELNGQHVKIAKFKGSFIWHKHDLEDELFMVLKGRFTMEFRDRKVTVSENEILVVPKGVEHRPVAQEEVSVLLFEPAGTLNTGDQQNELSRSQLEKI; translated from the coding sequence ATGGACGTCATCAACATTCAAGAAAAACTAAACTCCTTTGAAGATCATTGGAACCCCAGAATTTTAGCTGAACTAAATGGTCAGCATGTTAAAATTGCAAAGTTTAAAGGAAGTTTTATTTGGCATAAGCACGATTTAGAAGATGAATTATTTATGGTACTCAAAGGAAGGTTTACCATGGAATTCAGAGACCGGAAAGTCACCGTCAGTGAAAATGAAATACTCGTGGTTCCCAAGGGTGTCGAACATCGCCCGGTAGCCCAGGAGGAAGTATCGGTGCTTTTATTTGAACCGGCTGGGACCTTAAATACAGGTGATCAGCAAAATGAATTAAGCCGGAGTCAATTGGAAAAGATCTAA
- a CDS encoding DNA alkylation repair protein: MSSLLKDLYTTDFVRQFAIRLSEVVPDANEKEFIKDVFDKDWKNKELKQRMRHLSTVLKKQLSADYKIASKQIVDLIEHLQLKGMREFSLEFMFLPDFIEQFGLHDFHASVKAMQHITVFTSCEFAVRPFLIRYREPMMKQMLVWSKHPHEKVRRLSSEGTRPRLPWAMAVPYLKKDPSPLIPILNNLKSDSSETVRRSVANSINDISKDHPDLALKIVKEWKGISRETDALIKHASRSLLKQGHSEILKFYKLHKSDHFKLTKFQLRQTKIKMGEDLEFTISLENTRPKPSTLRLEYGIYYLLKNGQHSRKVFKISEREIPGYSQIDITRKQKFKPITTKVFYPGKHKISIILNGKEFGERAFRLLGF, encoded by the coding sequence ATGAGTTCACTACTAAAAGATTTATATACAACAGATTTTGTCAGGCAATTTGCAATTCGGCTTTCAGAAGTTGTTCCCGACGCGAATGAAAAGGAATTTATCAAAGATGTTTTCGACAAGGATTGGAAAAACAAAGAACTCAAACAGCGCATGCGGCATCTTTCTACCGTGCTTAAAAAGCAATTGTCGGCAGATTACAAAATAGCTTCGAAGCAAATCGTAGACTTGATAGAACACCTGCAGTTAAAAGGCATGCGGGAATTCAGCCTTGAGTTCATGTTTTTACCCGACTTTATTGAACAATTTGGGCTCCATGATTTTCATGCATCTGTAAAGGCGATGCAACACATTACTGTATTCACCAGTTGCGAATTTGCAGTACGTCCGTTTCTCATTCGTTACAGAGAACCCATGATGAAGCAAATGCTGGTTTGGTCAAAGCATCCTCATGAAAAAGTCAGAAGACTTTCGAGTGAAGGAACCCGTCCTCGCTTGCCCTGGGCCATGGCTGTGCCCTATCTCAAAAAAGATCCTAGTCCACTGATTCCCATTTTAAACAATCTGAAATCTGATTCCTCTGAAACCGTAAGAAGAAGTGTTGCCAACAGCATCAACGATATTTCGAAAGATCATCCAGATCTTGCCCTCAAAATTGTTAAAGAATGGAAAGGCATAAGCAGGGAGACCGATGCACTCATCAAACATGCCAGCCGCAGCTTGCTCAAACAAGGCCATTCGGAAATTCTGAAATTTTACAAACTGCACAAAAGCGATCACTTCAAACTCACAAAATTCCAACTCAGACAAACGAAAATCAAAATGGGTGAAGATCTTGAATTCACCATAAGCCTGGAAAATACCCGTCCGAAACCATCTACCCTTCGGCTGGAATACGGCATCTATTATCTTCTAAAAAACGGCCAACATTCGCGCAAAGTATTTAAAATCAGCGAACGCGAGATTCCCGGATACAGTCAAATTGATATCACCCGAAAACAAAAATTTAAACCCATTACCACAAAGGTATTTTATCCAGGAAAGCATAAAATTTCAATCATTCTAAATGGGAAGGAGTTTGGGGAGAGGGCTTTTAGGCTTTTAGGCTTTTAG
- a CDS encoding flippase-like domain-containing protein: MITYTFPGWLKWTLKLLISMAIILIIAQKINWGDFFSVLSKADPIWLLFAICCFAFSKWVSAERFRSLVNLHSPPFEWKENLLLYWKSMYYNLLLPGGISGDAYKMKVLKDRYPLSIGQLIKLVLADRISGLIALVQWALLLMLLLSAFKIYFYWLLFALMLSLLCSWIFLRFIDPLYLSIRFRLAFYSLLVQLAQIFSAFGIIYALQQQEHLGAYLLLFLGSSLAAMIPITIGGAGAREICFMYGAPMVGGIVEEAIAVGFVFYIISTGVSLLGMFIAFKKNSFEVTNT, from the coding sequence ATGATTACTTACACCTTTCCGGGTTGGTTAAAATGGACGCTCAAATTGTTGATCTCCATGGCGATCATTTTGATCATCGCACAAAAAATAAATTGGGGGGATTTTTTTTCTGTTTTGAGCAAAGCCGATCCCATCTGGCTCCTTTTTGCAATCTGTTGTTTTGCTTTTTCAAAATGGGTTTCTGCCGAGCGTTTCAGGTCCCTGGTGAATTTGCATAGCCCTCCATTTGAATGGAAAGAAAACCTGCTTTTGTATTGGAAGAGCATGTATTACAATTTATTACTACCGGGAGGCATCAGCGGCGATGCCTATAAAATGAAAGTGTTAAAGGATAGATATCCTTTATCCATTGGACAATTGATAAAATTGGTATTGGCAGATCGCATTTCGGGTCTGATTGCTTTGGTGCAGTGGGCTTTGTTATTGATGTTGCTGTTGAGTGCATTTAAAATTTACTTTTATTGGCTACTATTTGCATTGATGTTATCCCTTCTTTGTAGTTGGATATTTCTCAGGTTCATCGATCCATTGTACCTGTCGATACGATTTCGTTTGGCTTTTTATTCATTGCTCGTTCAACTCGCGCAAATATTTTCAGCATTCGGAATCATTTATGCATTGCAACAACAAGAGCATTTGGGTGCATACCTGTTGCTGTTTTTGGGTTCTTCCCTGGCGGCTATGATTCCGATAACCATAGGGGGAGCAGGCGCCCGCGAAATTTGCTTTATGTATGGTGCTCCGATGGTGGGCGGTATCGTTGAAGAGGCCATTGCCGTTGGTTTTGTATTTTATATCATTTCTACAGGGGTGTCGTTATTAGGCATGTTCATCGCGTTTAAGAAAAATAGTTTTGAAGTTACCAATACCTAG
- a CDS encoding glycosyltransferase family 2 protein, whose amino-acid sequence MVELSVVICVFNESENIEPLVSRLRAALKSLKYELIFVDDGSRDDTLSRLSLLKERDMKIIEFRRNYGQSAALAAGIELASGEWIATMDGDLQNDPADLPRMLEMAKSKNLDLLAGIRQNRKDGFILRKIPSKIANFLIRNASGVHLHDYGCTLKMMKSDLAKSLGIYGELHRFIPVLADLEGARMDETPVLHHARNAGQSKYGINRTMRVLSDLLLILYLKKFRHKPMHLFGGWGVLFTFIGVLIMIYLFGEKLAGHDIWGRPILILGMILMVTGLQLIVLGILSEMQLRTYYESQGKKVYRIRKVHSLREETL is encoded by the coding sequence ATGGTAGAGCTTTCAGTAGTCATATGTGTTTTTAACGAATCCGAAAATATCGAACCTTTGGTATCCCGGCTCAGAGCTGCTTTAAAGAGCCTGAAGTATGAATTGATTTTTGTGGATGATGGTTCGCGGGACGATACGCTTTCACGCTTGAGTTTGCTGAAGGAGCGAGATATGAAAATCATTGAATTCAGGAGAAATTACGGTCAAAGTGCTGCCCTGGCAGCCGGAATCGAACTGGCATCCGGCGAATGGATCGCCACCATGGATGGCGATTTACAAAATGATCCTGCTGATTTACCCCGAATGCTGGAAATGGCAAAGTCAAAAAATCTGGATCTGCTGGCAGGGATCAGACAAAACAGAAAAGACGGATTTATTCTGAGAAAAATACCTTCTAAAATAGCCAACTTTTTGATCAGAAATGCCAGTGGGGTTCATCTGCACGATTACGGTTGTACCCTGAAAATGATGAAATCGGATCTGGCTAAAAGTCTCGGAATCTATGGAGAATTGCATCGCTTTATACCGGTTCTTGCCGATCTGGAAGGAGCCCGTATGGATGAAACTCCGGTTTTGCATCATGCCCGGAATGCTGGACAATCAAAATATGGCATCAACAGGACCATGCGTGTTTTAAGCGACCTTTTGTTGATCTTGTATTTGAAAAAATTCAGGCACAAACCCATGCACTTGTTCGGTGGATGGGGAGTCTTGTTCACGTTCATCGGAGTGTTGATCATGATCTATCTTTTTGGTGAAAAGTTAGCCGGACATGATATCTGGGGAAGGCCGATTTTAATTTTAGGGATGATCCTGATGGTGACCGGGTTGCAATTGATCGTACTCGGTATACTTTCCGAAATGCAACTTCGAACCTACTATGAATCTCAGGGTAAAAAAGTGTACAGGATCCGGAAAGTTCACAGCCTCCGTGAAGAAACCCTTTAA
- the radA gene encoding DNA repair protein RadA encodes MAKLKTVYVCTECGVTSPKWQGKCPSCASWNSMVEEVVEREVSGKLSSQWKDFKDLPGKPSAVLLEEITSISEKRIPTGDPELDKGLGGGLVKGSVSLLTGQPGIGKSTLMLQLALQVKVENVLYVSGEESGGQIKMRADRIQSSTKSCYLLSETRVQSILAEAVRLKAGLLIVDSVQTLFSEDLDSAPGSISQIRESAFQLIRFAKESGTPVIIIGHINKEGEIAGPKLLEHMVDTVLHFEGEKNYSYRILRVLKNRFGSTDELCLYEMQANGLRAITNPSELLLSQNEELLSGSAIAATIEGQRPLLIETQALVSPAVYSSPQRVANGFDNRRMAMLLAVLEKRCGFSLAQKDVFLNVAGGIRVSDPAMDLAVVAAVISSLEDKALHKQICFAAEVGLSGEVRSVSRIESRIQEAKRIGFKAVCISKYNLKSWDPSKYKLNIVPIATVDELYDLVFSKT; translated from the coding sequence ATGGCCAAATTAAAAACCGTATATGTTTGCACTGAATGCGGGGTGACTTCCCCAAAGTGGCAGGGAAAATGCCCGTCTTGTGCATCCTGGAATTCAATGGTAGAAGAGGTTGTCGAACGCGAAGTGTCTGGAAAATTGAGCAGCCAGTGGAAAGATTTTAAAGATTTGCCAGGAAAGCCATCTGCTGTTTTATTGGAAGAAATCACTTCTATTTCTGAAAAAAGAATTCCTACCGGGGATCCGGAATTAGATAAGGGCCTGGGAGGAGGACTGGTAAAAGGATCAGTCAGTCTTTTAACCGGACAGCCGGGTATCGGAAAATCTACACTGATGCTCCAATTGGCTTTGCAGGTAAAAGTGGAAAATGTACTCTATGTTTCAGGAGAAGAAAGTGGCGGACAAATAAAAATGAGAGCTGACCGCATTCAGTCTTCAACAAAATCCTGCTATTTGTTATCGGAAACGCGCGTCCAAAGTATTCTTGCGGAAGCCGTTCGGCTGAAAGCCGGGTTGCTGATTGTTGACTCCGTCCAAACCTTGTTTAGCGAAGATCTGGATTCTGCTCCGGGATCCATCAGTCAGATCCGTGAAAGTGCATTTCAACTCATACGTTTTGCTAAGGAAAGCGGGACTCCTGTAATTATCATTGGTCACATCAATAAAGAGGGTGAAATTGCAGGCCCTAAATTGCTTGAGCACATGGTCGACACGGTTCTTCATTTTGAGGGAGAAAAAAATTACTCCTACCGCATCCTCCGCGTACTCAAAAACAGATTTGGATCGACTGATGAACTCTGTTTATACGAAATGCAGGCCAATGGTTTGCGTGCCATTACCAATCCTTCCGAATTGCTGCTGTCGCAGAACGAGGAACTCTTAAGTGGTTCAGCAATTGCGGCGACGATAGAAGGACAGCGTCCTTTGTTAATTGAAACCCAGGCATTGGTAAGTCCTGCAGTCTATTCAAGCCCTCAGCGTGTGGCCAATGGATTTGACAATCGGAGAATGGCGATGTTGCTTGCTGTACTCGAAAAAAGATGCGGGTTTTCATTAGCACAAAAAGATGTATTTCTCAATGTTGCCGGTGGCATTCGGGTCAGTGATCCGGCTATGGATTTGGCTGTAGTTGCCGCTGTCATTTCATCTTTGGAAGATAAAGCATTGCATAAACAGATTTGTTTCGCAGCCGAGGTGGGATTATCGGGGGAAGTGCGTTCGGTCTCCAGAATTGAATCGAGGATACAGGAAGCCAAACGGATAGGATTTAAGGCGGTGTGCATCTCCAAATACAATTTAAAATCCTGGGACCCATCCAAATACAAACTGAATATTGTACCTATTGCTACCGTGGACGAACTCTACGATCTCGTATTTTCAAAAACATGA
- the scpB gene encoding SMC-Scp complex subunit ScpB: protein MNLNPLAPAVESLLFVSPQPISPTEIKYCIENSRSISISLDEIEHALFQLAERYTSDEYGIELKEIAGGYQFLSKPAHFPVIAEHIKMTNRKKLSKAAMESLAIVAYKQPISKSEVEQIRGVNSEHSIQKLMEKELVEIVGRSEGPGKPILLGTTQRFMEYFGLKSLTDLPKLKDFAVPDQEIGEPAPIEVEAKNPEEPLAEINTDSSEE, encoded by the coding sequence ATGAATTTAAATCCATTAGCACCTGCCGTTGAAAGTTTGCTGTTTGTTTCTCCGCAACCGATAAGTCCGACGGAGATCAAGTATTGCATTGAAAACAGCAGATCAATCAGCATCAGTCTCGATGAAATAGAACATGCTTTATTCCAGTTAGCGGAACGATATACTTCCGATGAATACGGAATAGAACTTAAAGAAATAGCCGGTGGTTACCAGTTTTTGTCCAAACCAGCACATTTTCCGGTGATCGCTGAACATATCAAGATGACCAACCGCAAAAAACTTTCCAAAGCGGCCATGGAATCATTGGCCATAGTGGCTTACAAGCAACCTATTTCCAAGTCGGAGGTGGAGCAGATCAGGGGAGTCAACTCCGAGCACTCCATTCAAAAATTAATGGAGAAGGAATTGGTCGAGATTGTGGGAAGAAGCGAAGGTCCCGGTAAACCAATTTTACTGGGAACGACACAAAGGTTCATGGAATATTTTGGTTTAAAGAGCCTGACTGATCTTCCAAAGCTGAAGGATTTTGCGGTGCCCGATCAGGAAATAGGAGAGCCTGCCCCGATAGAAGTCGAAGCGAAAAACCCGGAAGAACCCCTTGCTGAAATAAATACCGATAGCTCGGAAGAATAA
- a CDS encoding DUF2480 family protein, which produces MDVLVNRVAQSGLITIKLEDYYPEHPVFEFDLKDYLFHGLILKELDFRKALKEHPWDQYKNAYISIHCSADAIIPTWAYMLVASYVAPIATDVFYGTKKDFLIYYYREKIRAMDVSIYRDAKIVIKGCSEKEVPASAYLELTARLLPIASSIMFGEPCSTVPVYKRPKA; this is translated from the coding sequence ATGGATGTACTTGTAAATCGGGTTGCACAGAGTGGATTAATCACCATTAAACTGGAAGATTATTATCCGGAGCATCCTGTTTTTGAGTTTGACTTAAAAGACTATCTTTTTCACGGCCTTATTTTAAAGGAATTGGATTTTAGAAAAGCCCTGAAAGAACATCCCTGGGATCAGTATAAAAATGCATACATATCTATTCATTGTTCTGCGGATGCGATCATCCCCACCTGGGCTTATATGCTGGTAGCCAGTTATGTTGCGCCCATTGCAACCGATGTTTTTTACGGTACTAAAAAAGACTTTTTAATCTATTACTATCGCGAAAAAATAAGGGCGATGGATGTCAGCATCTATCGGGATGCTAAAATAGTGATCAAGGGTTGCAGTGAAAAGGAAGTTCCGGCATCTGCTTATCTCGAATTAACTGCAAGACTTTTACCAATTGCTTCGTCGATCATGTTTGGCGAGCCGTGTTCGACGGTTCCGGTGTATAAGAGGCCGAAGGCTTAA
- a CDS encoding TIGR00266 family protein produces MRSNHEIDFRIFGEEMQYVEIELDPGETAIAEAGSFLMMEDGINMATIFGDGTQQESGFMGKLFSAGKRLLTGESLFMTAYTNQSAGKARVSFASPYAGKIIPLDLSVLDNRVIAQKDAFLCAAMGVSVGIELQRKLGTGIFGGEGFIMQKLEGDGMAFVHAGGFVKELELGVGETLRVDTGCVVAYTSRIDFDIEFIRGVKNMVFGGEGLFYAVLRGPGKVWVQSLPISRLASRIIQYGGLRRREEGSILGGLGNILDGDS; encoded by the coding sequence ATGCGCAGCAACCACGAAATAGACTTTCGCATCTTCGGTGAGGAAATGCAATATGTAGAAATTGAATTGGATCCGGGTGAAACGGCCATTGCCGAGGCCGGTTCATTTTTGATGATGGAAGACGGCATCAACATGGCCACTATCTTTGGCGATGGCACCCAACAGGAAAGTGGCTTTATGGGTAAACTTTTTTCCGCAGGGAAAAGGTTGCTTACCGGTGAAAGTCTCTTCATGACTGCTTATACCAATCAGAGCGCTGGTAAAGCCAGAGTGAGTTTTGCTTCTCCTTATGCCGGAAAAATTATCCCACTCGATTTGAGTGTACTCGACAATCGCGTTATTGCTCAAAAGGACGCATTCCTGTGTGCCGCGATGGGTGTATCCGTAGGTATCGAATTGCAAAGAAAATTGGGCACTGGAATTTTCGGAGGAGAAGGATTTATCATGCAGAAACTGGAAGGCGATGGCATGGCCTTTGTTCATGCCGGTGGATTTGTAAAAGAACTGGAACTGGGAGTCGGGGAAACTTTGCGCGTGGATACCGGTTGCGTAGTCGCCTATACTTCGAGAATCGATTTCGATATCGAATTTATCCGGGGAGTAAAAAATATGGTATTCGGAGGGGAGGGTTTATTCTATGCCGTACTTCGTGGCCCTGGAAAAGTGTGGGTTCAATCCTTACCCATCAGCAGACTGGCATCCCGGATCATTCAATATGGCGGACTCCGCAGACGCGAAGAAGGCAGCATCCTTGGTGGACTCGGTAATATCCTGGATGGAGATAGTTGA
- a CDS encoding cytochrome c, with the protein MKALIKIFKWLVIGIISVIALVFIYIQLTWDKKFEAPLPEIKASTDSAVIARGKHLAYGPAHCGTCHVPMDKIEDVENGEVIPLSGGWSLTIPPGTFRAPNLTPDAETGIGNFTDQELARVMRHMVGKDGNCIFPFMPFAELSDEDLTAIISYLRSQPAVNHAVPKTSLSMLGKALMSFGVIQPQGTKGDPPKSVTIDTTAEYGKYLANSVANCNGCHTERDLKSGAFVGEPFAGGTVFPPDEFSEGKTFVTPNITPDPETSIMSQWTEDAFIARFKKGRVHKGSTMPWGAFSRMDTLELKAIYRYLQTVKPVKNRIKQVVYEPGEKVE; encoded by the coding sequence ATGAAGGCTTTAATCAAAATTTTCAAGTGGCTGGTTATTGGAATTATCAGCGTAATTGCCCTGGTATTTATCTACATCCAATTGACCTGGGACAAGAAATTCGAGGCTCCCTTGCCTGAAATAAAAGCCAGCACCGACAGTGCTGTGATCGCCAGGGGAAAACATTTGGCCTATGGGCCTGCCCATTGTGGAACCTGCCATGTTCCGATGGATAAAATTGAAGATGTAGAAAATGGTGAAGTGATCCCCCTCAGTGGCGGCTGGTCTTTAACCATTCCTCCAGGCACATTCAGAGCGCCCAACCTCACTCCGGATGCAGAGACTGGTATAGGTAATTTCACAGACCAGGAATTAGCCAGGGTTATGAGGCATATGGTTGGCAAGGATGGTAATTGCATATTTCCATTTATGCCCTTTGCGGAGTTGAGCGATGAGGACCTTACCGCCATCATATCCTATCTTCGTTCCCAACCGGCTGTTAACCATGCCGTTCCAAAAACTTCTTTAAGTATGCTTGGTAAAGCATTAATGAGTTTTGGGGTCATCCAACCTCAAGGCACAAAAGGAGATCCTCCAAAATCAGTGACCATCGATACAACGGCTGAATACGGCAAATACCTGGCAAATTCTGTGGCCAACTGCAATGGTTGCCATACGGAACGGGATTTAAAAAGCGGAGCTTTTGTTGGTGAACCTTTTGCGGGTGGCACGGTATTTCCTCCGGATGAATTTTCTGAGGGAAAAACATTTGTAACGCCAAACATTACCCCTGATCCGGAAACCAGTATTATGTCACAGTGGACGGAAGATGCATTTATTGCCCGCTTTAAAAAGGGACGAGTTCACAAAGGAAGTACGATGCCCTGGGGTGCTTTTTCGAGAATGGATACCCTCGAACTCAAGGCTATTTACCGCTATCTGCAAACCGTAAAACCGGTTAAAAATAGGATCAAACAGGTAGTGTACGAGCCCGGAGAAAAAGTAGAATGA
- a CDS encoding DASS family sodium-coupled anion symporter: MDSLNKNSKSRKFENSNSKFATLVLIFLLILLNYLTNPFALNESALRLSCCAILMISFWIFEVLPMPVVALFPLILFPWLGIETLNKTAPHYADPIIFLFMGGFFLALAIEKSNLHKRIALFILTKTGSSLNRILLGFMVSAFCISMWISNTATTLMMYPIALSVIHVLKDQINSKEFRKLQIAVLLSIAYASNIGGISTIIGTPPNTAYVGYVNSELEGSITFVSWFALCFPIAVIILTAMYFSFTRLLFKIDHTPGDEAGAFIENELKALGPWTKAEKRVFVVFCFAALLWITKDLFITYLGWNLSDTGIALFAAMLLFIVPSGKESETSQEQTFVSLLEWKDTTKMAWGILLMFGGGLALAKSLESTGIMQRMGEFISRTAPEHLLLLIFLVTTVSVFLSEVMSNIAQVLVMAPIVTSVAISLNIHPLYLGIPMALGASCAGMLPMGTPPNAIVFASGEIPMRSMLRAGFVINMWSIVIVSLMSYFMISRIL; encoded by the coding sequence ATGGATAGTTTAAACAAGAATTCGAAGAGTAGAAAATTCGAAAATTCAAATTCTAAATTTGCCACCCTGGTTTTGATTTTTTTGCTGATCCTGCTCAACTATTTGACAAATCCATTTGCGTTGAATGAAAGTGCACTCCGCTTGAGTTGCTGTGCAATACTTATGATTTCTTTTTGGATTTTTGAAGTGTTGCCTATGCCGGTAGTAGCCTTATTTCCTTTGATACTGTTTCCATGGCTGGGAATTGAGACTTTAAATAAAACGGCACCGCATTACGCGGATCCCATAATTTTTTTATTTATGGGAGGTTTTTTTCTTGCACTTGCCATTGAAAAAAGCAATTTGCACAAGAGGATCGCTTTGTTTATTTTGACAAAAACAGGTTCCTCATTAAATCGCATCCTTCTTGGGTTTATGGTTTCTGCTTTTTGCATCAGTATGTGGATTTCCAATACCGCTACGACTCTGATGATGTATCCTATTGCACTGTCTGTTATACATGTATTGAAAGATCAAATCAATTCAAAGGAATTCAGAAAACTTCAAATAGCAGTTTTACTCAGCATTGCATATGCTTCCAACATTGGTGGAATATCCACCATCATAGGCACACCCCCCAATACTGCTTACGTTGGATACGTCAATTCAGAATTGGAAGGTTCCATCACATTTGTAAGTTGGTTTGCATTGTGTTTTCCAATCGCAGTCATCATTTTGACAGCGATGTATTTTTCTTTTACCAGGTTGTTGTTTAAAATTGACCACACACCGGGGGATGAAGCCGGTGCTTTTATTGAAAATGAACTGAAAGCTTTGGGCCCTTGGACAAAAGCTGAAAAAAGAGTGTTTGTTGTATTTTGTTTTGCAGCCTTGTTATGGATCACTAAAGATTTATTTATAACGTATCTGGGTTGGAACTTAAGTGATACGGGTATTGCACTTTTTGCGGCCATGCTGTTGTTTATCGTACCCTCGGGAAAAGAATCAGAAACTTCTCAGGAACAAACATTCGTTAGTTTGTTGGAATGGAAAGACACCACCAAAATGGCCTGGGGTATTTTGCTGATGTTTGGTGGCGGATTGGCTCTTGCCAAAAGCCTGGAATCAACCGGGATCATGCAGCGTATGGGAGAGTTTATTTCAAGAACAGCACCCGAGCATTTATTACTGCTCATTTTTCTGGTGACCACAGTTTCAGTGTTTTTAAGCGAAGTCATGAGCAACATTGCACAAGTTTTGGTCATGGCACCCATTGTTACATCTGTTGCAATCTCTTTAAATATCCACCCTTTGTATTTAGGAATACCCATGGCATTAGGCGCCAGCTGTGCCGGCATGTTGCCAATGGGCACGCCTCCCAATGCCATCGTTTTTGCCAGTGGAGAAATTCCCATGCGATCGATGTTGCGCGCCGGATTTGTCATAAATATGTGGAGCATCGTAATTGTCAGCTTGATGAGTTACTTTATGATTTCGAGGATTTTGTAA
- a CDS encoding TerC family protein encodes MDAFLNPDLLVGFITLVALEIVLGIDNIIFISILTNKLPEDQRERGRKLGLFLALFARIALLFSLSLIMKLTTPLFTVHTYSLSGRDLILLLGGLFLIFKSVKEIHHKVEEASSQEEDAHIPAKISFNSIIMQIILIDIVFSLDSVITAVGMVSNLYIMIAAVVVSVLVMLLLSGSIANFVNKHPAVKVLALAFLIMIGTALVAEGLHFHFPKAYIYFAMAFSVGVEAINIRAGLRGAAAKMK; translated from the coding sequence ATGGATGCTTTTTTAAATCCCGATTTACTGGTAGGATTTATCACTTTGGTGGCTTTGGAAATCGTTTTAGGAATTGATAACATCATTTTTATTTCCATATTAACCAATAAACTTCCCGAAGACCAAAGGGAAAGGGGTAGAAAACTTGGACTTTTTCTGGCTTTGTTTGCCCGGATAGCTTTGCTTTTTTCGCTCAGCCTGATCATGAAACTCACAACACCGTTATTTACGGTGCATACTTATTCGCTTTCGGGACGAGATTTGATTTTATTACTCGGAGGCTTGTTCCTGATTTTTAAAAGTGTAAAAGAAATTCACCATAAAGTAGAGGAAGCCAGCAGTCAGGAAGAAGATGCTCATATTCCTGCCAAAATCAGCTTCAACAGCATCATTATGCAAATCATTCTGATTGATATTGTATTCTCTCTGGATTCTGTAATCACTGCTGTTGGAATGGTGAGTAATTTGTACATCATGATTGCCGCTGTTGTTGTATCGGTTTTAGTCATGTTGCTGTTATCGGGTTCCATTGCCAATTTTGTAAATAAACATCCTGCAGTTAAGGTTTTGGCACTTGCATTCCTGATCATGATCGGTACTGCACTGGTTGCAGAAGGCCTGCACTTTCATTTTCCAAAAGCTTACATTTATTTTGCCATGGCATTTTCTGTGGGCGTGGAAGCCATCAACATCAGAGCCGGGCTGCGGGGTGCAGCAGCCAAAATGAAATAG